The Molothrus ater isolate BHLD 08-10-18 breed brown headed cowbird chromosome 1, BPBGC_Mater_1.1, whole genome shotgun sequence genome includes a window with the following:
- the LOC118684017 gene encoding uncharacterized protein LOC118684017: MARPQTHLVATYLLWATLTTSCSAWTLPQPKPNVWRTLAEALGQDHLCLNTAAAEDPMASCLVGIPLPPSQLPSPFNYIYSFRTTPKSPTAFWNAWRDHLRLQPTLEVNPPELHLLGSALAPVCLIFRYIPSPGNPLYFREAPGSQHPPSASLRYSRTLTLLNPSNASYLPNQWCKRIEKIPLATSPNDKAVTLPHGLFLICGNRAWAGIPSNPIGGPCALGRLSLFTPNLTHIIDWQNKSASLNSTFDSKRIKRDLKNLDEGCDSVIEHWDRTKATALTVLLPWVAIAKSLGELGRLECWVVKQANLTSAALTDLLYDEKVTRQATLQNRAAIDFLLLLHQHKCEEFEGLCCLNLSSRAEDARVSIERMQNHLENIKAQTTDWLGDMFRGWGFSNWVVAILKPIVYLCFSLIFVLLAASILWKVLKNFINRALSSPEVLRLQAPPNSPEENSWEDPDEGDSMEPVDQELSYEDSEFEP, translated from the coding sequence ATGGCACGGCCCCAGACACACCTAGTTGCCACCTACCTCCTTTGGGCCACGCTCaccaccagctgctctgcatggacTCTCCCCCAGCCGAAACCTAATGTTTGGCGGACCCTCGCGGAAGCCCTGGGGCAAGATCACCTTTGCCTGAACACGGCGGCAGCAGAAGACCCGATGGCGTCTTGCCTCGTGGGGATCCcgctccccccttcccagcttccctcccctttcaatTATATTTACTCCTTCAGAACTACCCCGAAATCCCCCACTGCTTTTTGGAACGCCTGGAGAGACCACCTCCGCTTACAACCTACTCTTGAGGTGAACCCTCCAGAGCTCCATTTGCTCGGCTCTGCACTTGCCCCAGTTTGCCTCATTTTTCGATATATCCCCAGCCCCGGTAATCCTCTATATTTTAGAGAAGCCCCGGGTTCCCAACACCCCCCCTCTGCCTCACTCCGGTATTCACGCACTCTGACCCTGTTGAACCCCTCCAATGCCTCCTATCTCCCGAACCAATGGTGCAAACGCATTGAAAAAATCCCTCTAGCCACCTCCCCGAATGACAAAGCAGTGACCCTTCCCCATGGTTTGTTCTTAATTTGCGGAAACCGAGCTTGGGCGGGAATCCCATCTAATCCTATCGGGGGACCATGTGCATTAGGCCGGCTGTCCCTGTTTACACCCAACCTGACCCATATTATTGATTGGCAAAATAAAAGCGCAAGCCTCAATTCGACCTTCGATTCAAAACGTATCAAAAGAGATTTAAAGAATTTAGATGAAGGCTGCGACTCTGTGATTGAACATTGGGACCGTACAAAAGCGACTGCCCTCACAGTTTTACTCCCTTGGGTAGCGATCGCTAAGTCACTAGGCGAATTGGGCCGCCTAGAGTGTTGGGTTGTAAAACAGGCCAATCTTACGTCAGCCGCCCTAACGGACCTCCTTTATGATGAGAAAGTCACGAGGCAAGCCACGCTCCAAAACAGAGCCGCCATcgatttcctcctcctgttacACCAGCACAAGTGCGAGGAGTTtgaaggtctctgctgcctcaacCTCTCATCCAGGGCTGAAGACGCGAGAGTCTCCATTGAGCGCATGCAAAATcatcttgaaaatattaaagcgCAAACTACCGACTGGCTGGGGGACATGTTCCGCGGGTGGGGGTTTTCAAACTGGGTAGTGGCCATCCTGAAGCCAATcgtttatttatgtttttcacttATATTTGTGTTGCTCGCTGCCTCAATACTATGGAAAGTactgaaaaactttattaaccgaGCCCTCTCCTCTCCGGAAGTCCTCCGACTCCAAGCACCCCCTAACtcaccagaagaaaactcttGGGAGGACCCTGACGAAGGAGACAGTATGGAGCCTGTAGACCAAGAACTGTCCTATGAGGACAGCGAATTCGAACCTTGA